The following are encoded in a window of Drosophila simulans strain w501 chromosome 3L, Prin_Dsim_3.1, whole genome shotgun sequence genomic DNA:
- the LOC27206406 gene encoding uncharacterized protein LOC27206406 isoform X2, producing the protein MMGDVSFDPSSLEKCKRRWRQLRNDYTRWCNADVNRRRNGQRRLAYPLADELRFLDRHLNIADDMAADDDRSVLSDKDRDNNRDSEGGDHHSQALLKERPSSTSKLVKEVKLASQVRKEKSQDKRENIENHGEKQQSRRKSAEEKLDELEESDEPEKVPELDSFLQSDNEDDECMDEEHLDDLEGFDFDLEQSNQEKEFTPEKSPAKNNTDSTVSRPEFFVKQNRDPRLLVIGRKNSTASFVESKASNSNSGDPLENAMEDSGDEYGRYGEKSVTGSDTISPSRRLRRKARASISSAGIKDLPIQKPDQDQRVTRLQRRISMSLAAVHRVRSSTSPVKMTPVPRSQPISKPPSGQVQIREVSHRDDIYPRPEVPAVVNINQNQIKTQQQEKPVIYPKTDATIANPQGSAPPQRRSVGRPPKKLPVVQRIVSPETQTKPQSPINTKVLTVSKPTSSAASGSSHISNIAIKSNIVTSISNSTATTSTIAKGTTNNSIKTTENVNVISYSPNASTTSCSSKATSGVSGAVITNIPTSTTAGTSVPVGKGMTQLKMAERSTQTGVPNPFSDNYFLEMIKPQMQEMNPRQKMHFKKKVFQALMETFDDATDFPTSKELQHFNINTPSGFEHITDPELRLVRELVSMVSAAKVTLIRPPGEATAIATASRSAIVPEAQRGTRPNVQRQVIQRAYKPGTGQEIVPTSPSGGLDKRLFRLAPISGKPNGNLSVPQEMLRKDSVDSNHSVVKVANNAPTVSPKGAAIVAAVRPQGSLINKFFGQGNVPTTAKGAASEKAYAISRRYSVCGSSNPPNAQNAGQGSANGSPINSNSSGMDASTLKRRLIAPGHGMVPPTQRPRYSTVAASQVVTASQGGSLLVRKSVGCVPAYQKQISPTGGGSLLQKIPQIASVQGSAFNDFVQPKPAATPSVNGEESSPSSALKRSLVVANTKTSFQDLLQQPSQTLQRNKIESSETAATIAADDFSLENLKREPVDSAEDHNDILGI; encoded by the exons ATGATGGGGGACGTCTCATTCGACCCTTCTTCCt TGGAAAAATGCAAGCGACGCTGGCGTCAGCTGCGAAATGACTATACCCGCTGGTGCAACGCCGACGTCAACCGGCGCCGAAATGGCCAGCGTCGATTGGCTTATCCGCTGGCCGATGAGCTGCGCTTTTTGGACCGCCATCTAAACATAGCTGACGACATGGCTGCCGACGACGACCGCAGCGTATTATCGGACAAGGACAGGGATAACAATAGGGACAGCGAGGGTGGGGATCACCATTCTCAGGCGTTATTAAAAGAACGCCCATCATCGACAAGCAAGTTAGTTAAGGAGGTCAAGCTGGCAAGTCAAGTTCGTAAGGAAAAATCCCAAGACAAGAgagaaaatatcgaaaatCACGGAGAGAAACAGCAATCTAGGAGGAAAAGTGCTGAAGAGAAGTTGGATGAATTGGAGGAATCGGACGAACCAGAGAAGGTTCCTGAACTCGATAGTTTTCTGCAGTCTGATAATGAAGACGACGAGTGCATGGACGAGGAGCACCTAGACGATCTGGAAGGTTTCGATTTTGACTTGGAACAATCGAATCAGGAAAAGGAGTTTACGCCGGAGAAGTCTCCTGCGAAGAATAACACCGATTCAACTGTTAGCCGGCCGGAGTTCTTTGTCAAGCAAAACAGAGATCCTCGTTTGCTAGTCATTGGCAGAAAGAATTCGACGGCTTCGTTTGTTGAATCCAAGGCTTCAAATTCTAATTCCGGGGATCCTCTAGAGAACGCTATGGAGGATAGTGGCGATGAATATGGTAGATATGGTGAAAAAAGCGTCACAGGCAGCGACACCATTTCTCCATCCCGACGTCTACGTCGCAAAGCCCGTGCATCAATAAGTTCCGCTGGCATAAAGGATTTACCGATTCAAAAACCAGACCAAGATCAACGAGTGACGCGATTGCAGCGCAGGATATCTATGAGTTTAGCGGCTGTGCACAGAGTAAGGAGCTCCACATCGCCTGTGAAAATGACACCAGTCCCCAGATCGCAGCCGATCAGCAAGCCGCCATCCGGGCAAGTCCAGATCAGGGAAGTAAGTCATCGGGATGACATCTACCCGAGACCTGAGGTGCCTGCAGTTGtgaatataaatcaaaaccaaatcaaGACTCAACAGCAAGAGAAGCCGGTGATATATCCGAAGACCGATGCAACGATCGCTAACCCGCAGGGATCTGCTCCACCACAAAGGAGATCCGTGGGTAGGCCGCCCAAAAAGCTACCTGTGGTGCAGCGAATAGTTTCGCCGGAAACGCAGACCAAGCCACAGTCGCCCATAAACACCAAAGTCTTGACCGTTAGTAAGCCTACCAGCTCCGCCGCGAGTGGTAGCAGCCACATAAGCAACATTGCTATCAAAAGCAACATCGTTACTAGCATAAGCAACAGCACCGCTACTACCAGTACCATTGCCAAAGGTACCACTAACAACAGCATCAAAACTACTGAAAACGTAAATGTTATAAGCTACAGTCCCAATGCATCTaccaccagctgcagcagcaaggCCACCAGTGGTGTCTCTGGTGCGGTAATAACTAATATACCCACATCCACCACAGCTGGAACATCCGTTCCGGTCGGCAAGGGAATGACCCAATTGAAAATGGCTGAGCGAAGCACTCAAACCGGAGTTCCGAATCCTTTCTCCGACAATTACTTTCTCGAAATGATCAAGCCCCAGATGCAGGAAATGAATCCCCGTCAGAAGATGCACTTTAagaaaaaagtatttcaagCGCTGATGGAGACCTTTGATGATGCTACCGATTTCCCAACGTCTAAAGAACTGCAgcattttaatataaacaCACCTTCAGGATTTGAGCACATTACAGATCCGGAACTTCGATTAGTCAGGGAGCTGGTCAGCATGGTGAGCGCGGCTAAAGTTACCCTAATTAGACCGCCAGGAGAAGCTACAGCTATAGCTACAGCTTCCCGCAGTGCCATTGTTCCTGAGGCACAGCGAGGAACCCGACCAAATGTGCAACGCCAAGTCATTCAGAGGGCATACAAGCCAGGCACTGGACAAGAGATCGTCCCCACCAGCCCGTCGGGTGGACTAGATAAGAGGTTGTTCAGGTTAGCGCCTATAAGTGGTAAACCGAATGGCAACTTGAGTGTCCCTCAGGAAATGTTGCGCAAGGATAGTGTTGACAGTAACCATAGTGTGGTCAAGGTGGCCAACAACGCCCCAACAGTCAGTCCCAAAGGAGCTGCTATAGTGGCTGCTGTAAGGCCGCAGGGTTCATTGATCAACAAGTTCTTTGGACAAGGCAATGTACCGACGACGGCCAAGGGAGCTGCCTCCGAGAAGGCGTACGCCATTTCCAGGAGGTATTCCGTGTGCGGTAGCAGCAATCCACCCAATGCCCAAAACGCTGGCCAAGGTTCCGCTAACGGCAGCCCTATAAACTCCAATTCTAGCGGTATGGATGCGTCTACGCTTAAGCGGCGATTAATAGCACCTGGGCATGGAATGGTGCCACCTACCCAACGCCCTCGGTATTCGACCGTAGCTGCGAGTCAAGTGGTCACCGCATCGCAAGGCGGCAGTTTACTAGTAAGGAAGTCCGTGGGCTGCGTTCCTGCTTATCAAAAGCAAATCTCGCCCACTGGCGGTGGCTCCCTGCTTCAGAAAATTCCGCAGATTGCCAGTGTGCAAGGATCTGCCTTCAATGACTTTGTCCAGCCCAAGCCCGCTGCAACGCCCTCTGTAAACGGCGAAGAAAGTTCGCCATCCTCGGCGCTGAAGCGCAGCTTGGTGGTGGCTAATACCAAAACCTCCTTTCAGGACCTTCTTCAGCAGCCCAGTCAGACgttgcagagaaataaaattgaatcCTCGGAGACAGCAGCCACTATTGCTGCGGATGATTTTTCGCTGGAAAACCTTAAGCGAGAGCCAGTGGATTCCGCTGAGGATCACAATGACATACTCGGTATTTAA
- the LOC6738034 gene encoding uncharacterized protein LOC6738034: MKFFAICALLILPLVSGGIVPRTPTRHFVAYEIQSTHNLPQMEAIVQKMQILLQNMIPDMSVLADAVAVPDMSVQSEAGVLPDMSVATDADETPRRRSAEFKFAPIAKIAAPMIAEIPDMSVQADAGLIPDISVASDADETPKRASFGLKKPLLDRIAGAIANMDADLIPDMSVASDGDDTPKLAVSGYKTLPKMTKVSGGVPVELMTHADADQIPDMSVASDADDTPRKVVASLKTLPKMTKVSGGEPVEIMTHAHDDLIPDMSVASDADVTPKQAVAGLKALPQLTKVSGANPVEPIFQANADLVPDVSVASDAEDKAANQLPDISVAGDAKFDPKMTLAALLARIH; the protein is encoded by the exons ATGAAATTCTTTGCCATTTGCGCCCTCCTCATCCTTCCGCTAGTCAGCGGTGGAATCGTGCCACGCACACCTACTAGGCACTTTGTGGCCTACGAGATCCAATCTACCCATAATCTCCCCCAGATGGAAG CCATCGTCCAGAAGATGCAGATCCTATTACAGAACATGATTCCGGATATGTCCGTGTTGGCCGACGCTGTCGCCGTACCCGACATGTCCGTCCAGTCGGAAGCGGGTGTGCTGCCGGATATGTCGGTGGCCACTGACGCCGATGAGACCCCCAGGAGGCGCTCCGCAGAGTTCAAGTTCGCTCCGATCGCCAAGATCGCCGCTCCCATGATCGCTGAGATCCCCGATATGTCTGTCCAGGCTGACGCCGGCTTAATCCCCGACATTTCCGTGGCCTCCGATGCTGATGAAACTCCCAAGCGCGCCTCCTTTGGTCTAAAGAAGCCACTGCTGGACAGAATCGCTGGTGCTATTGCTAACATGGATGCCGATCTGATTCCCGATATGTCTGTGGCCTCCGATGGTGATGACACCCCCAAGCTGGCTGTTTCCGGTTACAAAACTCTCCCAAAAATGACCAAGGTCTCTGGTGGCGTGCCAGTGGAGCTTATGACCCATGCCGACGCCGATCAAATTCCAGACATGTCCGTTGCATCCGATGCTGATGATACCCCTAGGAAGGTTGTTGCTAGCCTTAAGACCCTGCCCAAAATGACCAAGGTCTCTGGAGGCGAGCCAGTGGAGATCATGACCCATGCCCATGACGATCTTATTCCCGACATGTCCGTTGCTTCAGACGCCGATGTGACCCCCAAGCAGGCTGTTGCCGGTCTCAAGGCCCTGCCCCAGTTGACCAAGGTTTCCGGAGCCAACCCTGTAGAGCCAATTTTCCAAGCTAATGCTGATCTGGTTCCCGATGTGTCCGTGGCTTCCGATGCTGAGGATAAGG ctGCCAATCAGCTGCCCGATATCTCTGTGGCTGGCGATGCCAAGTTTGATCCCAAGATGACTCTTGCTGCTCTTTTGGCAAGGATCCACTAA
- the LOC27207139 gene encoding uncharacterized protein LOC27207139 isoform X2: MNTRRRSIAPPQNVYAINARICNLVKLHPCLYDRHDDNYLRKSTVKNAWKEISNELRITVESCKERWHNIRSSYGRSIKQHHGENTYYLKSELTFLQRHITPGVPFPLRGRRSRPRAQMEHDEADVKTSLEAILEMVHSPSSLDSEHAQSRHSTDSASATEVETSTRSIEAWPMDFDDAFLHGLRPEIKHMNFSQKLYFKRRVYDLLGEIFHSEESASPTHPAQPHPRENVNGTLSTTSCPSPANPLQHLGLTLQLPKRVANASQDL, encoded by the exons atgaatacACGCCGTCGGTCCATAGCTCCACCACAAAACGTTTACGCCATTAATGCCAGAATATGTAATTTGGTGAAACTACATCCTTGTCTATACGATCGTCACGATGACAACTACTTGCGGAAATCGACTGTGAAAAATGCGTGGAAGGAAATATCTAATGAGCTGCGAATTACGG TTGAAAGCTGCAAGGAACGTTGGCACAACATTCGCTCCAGCTATGGCCGCTCTATTAAGCAGCATCACGGTGAGAATACGTACTATCTTAAAAGCGAGCTGACGTTCCTGCAAAGGCACATTACTCCCGGAGTTCCCTTTCCGCTCAGAGGTCGTAGGTCAAGACCCAGGGCTCAGATGGAGCACGACGAAGCAGATGTCAAAACTTCCCTAGAGGCAATCCTTGAGATGGTGCACTCCCCGAGCTCTCTGGATTCGGAGCATGCGCAGAGCCGCCACAGCACCGACTCTGCATCGGCGACGGAAGTTGAG acATCAACCCGCAGTATTGAAGCATGGCCAATGGATTTCGATGACGCATTCCTGCATGGACTGCGTCCCGAAATCAAGCACATGAACTTCAGCCAGAAGCTGTACTTCAAGCGTCGTGTGTACGACCTGCTTGGCGAGATATTCCATTCCGAGGAGTCAGCCTCACCAACACACCCGGCGCAGCCGCATCCCAGGGAGAATGTCAACGGAACGCTATCCACAACCTCGTGTCCCTCCCCGGCGAATCCACTGCAGCACTTGGGACTAACGTTGCAGCTGCCAAAGCGGGTGGCCAATGCAAGCCAAGATTTGTAG
- the LOC27207139 gene encoding uncharacterized protein LOC27207139 isoform X1, with product MNTRRRSIAPPQNVYAINARICNLVKLHPCLYDRHDDNYLRKSTVKNAWKEISNELRITVESCKERWHNIRSSYGRSIKQHHGENTYYLKSELTFLQRHITPGVPFPLRGRRSRPRAQMEHDEADVKTSLEAILEMVHSPSSLDSEHAQSRHSTDSASATEVETSQCNNDTSSIMDFEGTVPAEMRTVSDSGKTSTRSIEAWPMDFDDAFLHGLRPEIKHMNFSQKLYFKRRVYDLLGEIFHSEESASPTHPAQPHPRENVNGTLSTTSCPSPANPLQHLGLTLQLPKRVANASQDL from the exons atgaatacACGCCGTCGGTCCATAGCTCCACCACAAAACGTTTACGCCATTAATGCCAGAATATGTAATTTGGTGAAACTACATCCTTGTCTATACGATCGTCACGATGACAACTACTTGCGGAAATCGACTGTGAAAAATGCGTGGAAGGAAATATCTAATGAGCTGCGAATTACGG TTGAAAGCTGCAAGGAACGTTGGCACAACATTCGCTCCAGCTATGGCCGCTCTATTAAGCAGCATCACGGTGAGAATACGTACTATCTTAAAAGCGAGCTGACGTTCCTGCAAAGGCACATTACTCCCGGAGTTCCCTTTCCGCTCAGAGGTCGTAGGTCAAGACCCAGGGCTCAGATGGAGCACGACGAAGCAGATGTCAAAACTTCCCTAGAGGCAATCCTTGAGATGGTGCACTCCCCGAGCTCTCTGGATTCGGAGCATGCGCAGAGCCGCCACAGCACCGACTCTGCATCGGCGACGGAAGTTGAG ACATCACAATGTAATAATGATACATCATCAATCATGGATTTCGAGGGCACGGTACCTGCAGAAATGCGCACAGTGAGCGACAGCGGGAAG acATCAACCCGCAGTATTGAAGCATGGCCAATGGATTTCGATGACGCATTCCTGCATGGACTGCGTCCCGAAATCAAGCACATGAACTTCAGCCAGAAGCTGTACTTCAAGCGTCGTGTGTACGACCTGCTTGGCGAGATATTCCATTCCGAGGAGTCAGCCTCACCAACACACCCGGCGCAGCCGCATCCCAGGGAGAATGTCAACGGAACGCTATCCACAACCTCGTGTCCCTCCCCGGCGAATCCACTGCAGCACTTGGGACTAACGTTGCAGCTGCCAAAGCGGGTGGCCAATGCAAGCCAAGATTTGTAG
- the LOC27206406 gene encoding uncharacterized protein LOC27206406 isoform X1 yields the protein MSAATELNLLLLRSVEKQTALYDRTDENYRKRLPSENAWDMVASEVGESVEKCKRRWRQLRNDYTRWCNADVNRRRNGQRRLAYPLADELRFLDRHLNIADDMAADDDRSVLSDKDRDNNRDSEGGDHHSQALLKERPSSTSKLVKEVKLASQVRKEKSQDKRENIENHGEKQQSRRKSAEEKLDELEESDEPEKVPELDSFLQSDNEDDECMDEEHLDDLEGFDFDLEQSNQEKEFTPEKSPAKNNTDSTVSRPEFFVKQNRDPRLLVIGRKNSTASFVESKASNSNSGDPLENAMEDSGDEYGRYGEKSVTGSDTISPSRRLRRKARASISSAGIKDLPIQKPDQDQRVTRLQRRISMSLAAVHRVRSSTSPVKMTPVPRSQPISKPPSGQVQIREVSHRDDIYPRPEVPAVVNINQNQIKTQQQEKPVIYPKTDATIANPQGSAPPQRRSVGRPPKKLPVVQRIVSPETQTKPQSPINTKVLTVSKPTSSAASGSSHISNIAIKSNIVTSISNSTATTSTIAKGTTNNSIKTTENVNVISYSPNASTTSCSSKATSGVSGAVITNIPTSTTAGTSVPVGKGMTQLKMAERSTQTGVPNPFSDNYFLEMIKPQMQEMNPRQKMHFKKKVFQALMETFDDATDFPTSKELQHFNINTPSGFEHITDPELRLVRELVSMVSAAKVTLIRPPGEATAIATASRSAIVPEAQRGTRPNVQRQVIQRAYKPGTGQEIVPTSPSGGLDKRLFRLAPISGKPNGNLSVPQEMLRKDSVDSNHSVVKVANNAPTVSPKGAAIVAAVRPQGSLINKFFGQGNVPTTAKGAASEKAYAISRRYSVCGSSNPPNAQNAGQGSANGSPINSNSSGMDASTLKRRLIAPGHGMVPPTQRPRYSTVAASQVVTASQGGSLLVRKSVGCVPAYQKQISPTGGGSLLQKIPQIASVQGSAFNDFVQPKPAATPSVNGEESSPSSALKRSLVVANTKTSFQDLLQQPSQTLQRNKIESSETAATIAADDFSLENLKREPVDSAEDHNDILGI from the exons ATGAGCGCCGCCACTGAGCTGaacctgctgttgctgcggtcGGTAGAGAAGCAGACGGCGCTTTATGATCGTACCGATGAAAACTATAGGAAGCGCCTGCCGAGTGAGAACGCCTGGGACATGGTTGCCTCCGAAGTTGGCGAGTCGG TGGAAAAATGCAAGCGACGCTGGCGTCAGCTGCGAAATGACTATACCCGCTGGTGCAACGCCGACGTCAACCGGCGCCGAAATGGCCAGCGTCGATTGGCTTATCCGCTGGCCGATGAGCTGCGCTTTTTGGACCGCCATCTAAACATAGCTGACGACATGGCTGCCGACGACGACCGCAGCGTATTATCGGACAAGGACAGGGATAACAATAGGGACAGCGAGGGTGGGGATCACCATTCTCAGGCGTTATTAAAAGAACGCCCATCATCGACAAGCAAGTTAGTTAAGGAGGTCAAGCTGGCAAGTCAAGTTCGTAAGGAAAAATCCCAAGACAAGAgagaaaatatcgaaaatCACGGAGAGAAACAGCAATCTAGGAGGAAAAGTGCTGAAGAGAAGTTGGATGAATTGGAGGAATCGGACGAACCAGAGAAGGTTCCTGAACTCGATAGTTTTCTGCAGTCTGATAATGAAGACGACGAGTGCATGGACGAGGAGCACCTAGACGATCTGGAAGGTTTCGATTTTGACTTGGAACAATCGAATCAGGAAAAGGAGTTTACGCCGGAGAAGTCTCCTGCGAAGAATAACACCGATTCAACTGTTAGCCGGCCGGAGTTCTTTGTCAAGCAAAACAGAGATCCTCGTTTGCTAGTCATTGGCAGAAAGAATTCGACGGCTTCGTTTGTTGAATCCAAGGCTTCAAATTCTAATTCCGGGGATCCTCTAGAGAACGCTATGGAGGATAGTGGCGATGAATATGGTAGATATGGTGAAAAAAGCGTCACAGGCAGCGACACCATTTCTCCATCCCGACGTCTACGTCGCAAAGCCCGTGCATCAATAAGTTCCGCTGGCATAAAGGATTTACCGATTCAAAAACCAGACCAAGATCAACGAGTGACGCGATTGCAGCGCAGGATATCTATGAGTTTAGCGGCTGTGCACAGAGTAAGGAGCTCCACATCGCCTGTGAAAATGACACCAGTCCCCAGATCGCAGCCGATCAGCAAGCCGCCATCCGGGCAAGTCCAGATCAGGGAAGTAAGTCATCGGGATGACATCTACCCGAGACCTGAGGTGCCTGCAGTTGtgaatataaatcaaaaccaaatcaaGACTCAACAGCAAGAGAAGCCGGTGATATATCCGAAGACCGATGCAACGATCGCTAACCCGCAGGGATCTGCTCCACCACAAAGGAGATCCGTGGGTAGGCCGCCCAAAAAGCTACCTGTGGTGCAGCGAATAGTTTCGCCGGAAACGCAGACCAAGCCACAGTCGCCCATAAACACCAAAGTCTTGACCGTTAGTAAGCCTACCAGCTCCGCCGCGAGTGGTAGCAGCCACATAAGCAACATTGCTATCAAAAGCAACATCGTTACTAGCATAAGCAACAGCACCGCTACTACCAGTACCATTGCCAAAGGTACCACTAACAACAGCATCAAAACTACTGAAAACGTAAATGTTATAAGCTACAGTCCCAATGCATCTaccaccagctgcagcagcaaggCCACCAGTGGTGTCTCTGGTGCGGTAATAACTAATATACCCACATCCACCACAGCTGGAACATCCGTTCCGGTCGGCAAGGGAATGACCCAATTGAAAATGGCTGAGCGAAGCACTCAAACCGGAGTTCCGAATCCTTTCTCCGACAATTACTTTCTCGAAATGATCAAGCCCCAGATGCAGGAAATGAATCCCCGTCAGAAGATGCACTTTAagaaaaaagtatttcaagCGCTGATGGAGACCTTTGATGATGCTACCGATTTCCCAACGTCTAAAGAACTGCAgcattttaatataaacaCACCTTCAGGATTTGAGCACATTACAGATCCGGAACTTCGATTAGTCAGGGAGCTGGTCAGCATGGTGAGCGCGGCTAAAGTTACCCTAATTAGACCGCCAGGAGAAGCTACAGCTATAGCTACAGCTTCCCGCAGTGCCATTGTTCCTGAGGCACAGCGAGGAACCCGACCAAATGTGCAACGCCAAGTCATTCAGAGGGCATACAAGCCAGGCACTGGACAAGAGATCGTCCCCACCAGCCCGTCGGGTGGACTAGATAAGAGGTTGTTCAGGTTAGCGCCTATAAGTGGTAAACCGAATGGCAACTTGAGTGTCCCTCAGGAAATGTTGCGCAAGGATAGTGTTGACAGTAACCATAGTGTGGTCAAGGTGGCCAACAACGCCCCAACAGTCAGTCCCAAAGGAGCTGCTATAGTGGCTGCTGTAAGGCCGCAGGGTTCATTGATCAACAAGTTCTTTGGACAAGGCAATGTACCGACGACGGCCAAGGGAGCTGCCTCCGAGAAGGCGTACGCCATTTCCAGGAGGTATTCCGTGTGCGGTAGCAGCAATCCACCCAATGCCCAAAACGCTGGCCAAGGTTCCGCTAACGGCAGCCCTATAAACTCCAATTCTAGCGGTATGGATGCGTCTACGCTTAAGCGGCGATTAATAGCACCTGGGCATGGAATGGTGCCACCTACCCAACGCCCTCGGTATTCGACCGTAGCTGCGAGTCAAGTGGTCACCGCATCGCAAGGCGGCAGTTTACTAGTAAGGAAGTCCGTGGGCTGCGTTCCTGCTTATCAAAAGCAAATCTCGCCCACTGGCGGTGGCTCCCTGCTTCAGAAAATTCCGCAGATTGCCAGTGTGCAAGGATCTGCCTTCAATGACTTTGTCCAGCCCAAGCCCGCTGCAACGCCCTCTGTAAACGGCGAAGAAAGTTCGCCATCCTCGGCGCTGAAGCGCAGCTTGGTGGTGGCTAATACCAAAACCTCCTTTCAGGACCTTCTTCAGCAGCCCAGTCAGACgttgcagagaaataaaattgaatcCTCGGAGACAGCAGCCACTATTGCTGCGGATGATTTTTCGCTGGAAAACCTTAAGCGAGAGCCAGTGGATTCCGCTGAGGATCACAATGACATACTCGGTATTTAA